The proteins below are encoded in one region of Scophthalmus maximus strain ysfricsl-2021 chromosome 4, ASM2237912v1, whole genome shotgun sequence:
- the heatr3 gene encoding HEAT repeat-containing protein 3, whose amino-acid sequence MGKSRTTKFKRPQFNAVGLPVSAAKEEEPEGDEHGEDGCPAAELLEKLLSPSADVREFACASISRVVQQSQTIPGFLQRDAVRRLGPMLLDGSLAVRETATGALRNLSACGGQEVCEDMVKHDVMTPLTALLRECCAGFESAVVQMKEQKNAVEDVANEAVNLLWNLCECSSQALSVFNKAGLLDLVVQCLERHPHNVDLAISAAHCLHTVTEDNPELLCSMNTAVLGALENVLLSSQPGMAHTLLRTLAAGTLWNMKGSLPTARQAQALNAAVATLSQCLDLNTGELIPELRQAEEVRHKNAPSVTDAEDQAAGEIPLDEMDEEEEEEAPKQKRNGKDNDFSDLLPRGMEELREATALLTAQQTSLEIIVNMCCSDDPSDDEWEEESSSDESDMGPDGLCDGVSNLMSPLCLSAEVHGALINHNIPEKVLKKTEFPRTEAMDVCHQNPSWRGLIKRMQRVQSRALTCLHSILSTMDAESLGGPAALQAAAQHLSTLVFGAAEMPKDEEFLEAVISAMRSLLQMIASKSIPQCMTPQQLMSLSEAANCCDVVSVRVNAVAILGITGSTLAKEKGTAATLQMIGTALLEVATKDADLVVNGEALDALFDVFADGDEAETAAKNIQLLPALKALQPVFKAKIRKEGRGKYSPQQLCVLDNIKVNLRRFIGYLEKAVKK is encoded by the exons atgggAAAAAGCCGAACCACTAAATTCAAACGTCCGCAGTTCAACGCCGTGGGGCTGCCGGTGAGCGCCGCCAAGGAAGAGGAGCCCGAGGGAGACGAGCACGGCGAGGACGGGTGTCCCGCtgcggagctgctggagaag CTGCTGAGTCCCAGTGCAGACGTGCGGGAGTTCGCCTGTGCCAGCATCTCCCGGGTTGTGCAGCAGAGCCAGACCATCCCGGGCTTCCTGCAGAGGGATGCCGTGAGGCGCCTGGGGCCCATGCTGCTGGACGGCAGCCTGGCGGTCAGGGAGACTGCCACAGGAGCGCTCAG GAATCTGAGTGCATGTGGAGGTCAGGAGGTGTGCGAGGACATGGTGAAGCACGACGTCATGACTCCTCTGACAGCACTGCTTAGAGAG TGCTGTGCTGGTTTTGAGAGCGCCGTTGTGCAGATGAAAGAGCAGAAGAATGCGGTGGAGGATGTCGCCAACGAGGCTGTGAACCTTCTCTGGAATCTATG TGAGTGCAGCAGCCAGGCGTTGTCTGTGTTCAACAAGGCAGGTCTCCTGGATCTGGTCGTCCAGTGTCTGGAGAGACACCCACACAACGTGGATCTGGCCATATCTGCAG CCCACTGTTTGCACACTGTGACTGAGGATAACCCAGAGCTGCTGTGTAGCATGAACACTGCTGTGCTCGGCGCCCTGGAGAACGTTCTGCTGTCGTCTCAGCCAGGCAtggcacacacactgctcaggACATTGGCTGCAG GGACACTGTGGAACATGAAGGGTAGCCTGCCCACTGCCCGCCAGGCCCAGGCTCTCAATGCCGCGGTGGCCACCTTGTCACAGTGCCTGGATCTGAACACGGGAGAACTCATACCTGAACTCAGACAAGCAGAAGAGGTTCGTCACAAGAACGCGCCGTCTGTGACAGACGCAGAAGACCAGGCTGCAGGGGAGATTCCTCTAGACGagatggacgaggaggaggaggaggaggcacctAAACAGAAGAGGAATGGGAAAGATAACGATTTCTCCGACCTCCTGCCT AGGGgcatggaggagctgagggaggcaACGGCCTTGCTGACAGCCCAGCAGACGTCCTTAGAGATCATCGTCAACATGTGCTGCTCTGACG ACCCATCTGATGACGAGTGGGAGGAAGAGTCGAGCAGCGACGAAAGCGACATGGGTCCGGATGGTCTTTGTGATGGAGTGTCCAATCTCATGTCGCCACTGTGCTTGTCAGCAGAGGTTCACGGTGCTTTAATCAACCACAACATCCCTGAAAAG GTCCTAAAAAAGACAGAATTCCCCAGAACAGAAGCCATGGATGTTTGCCATCAGAATCCCTCCTGGAGAGGCCTGATAAAAAG GATGCAGCGCGTACAGTCCCGGGCTCTGACGTGCCTCCATAGCATCCTCTCCACCATGGACGCAGAGTCTCTGGGAGGACCAGCAGCCCTGCAGGCAGCAGCGCAGCACCTGTCTACCCTGGTTTTTGGCGCAGCAG AGATGCCCAAAGACGAGGAGTTCCTCGAGGCTGTCATCAGTGCCATGCGATCTCTTTTACAGATGATTGCCTCCAAAAGTATCCCCCAG tGTATGACCCCCCAGCAGCTGATGAGCCTGAGCGAAGCGGCCAACTGCTGTGATGTTGTCAGTGTGAGGGTCAACGCCGTCGCCATTCTGGGCATCACTGGCAGCACATTAGCCAAAGAGAAAGGCACTGCTGCAACCCTTCAG ATGATCGGAACTGCCTTACTTGAAGTTGCCACGAAGGACGCCGACCTGGTTGTAAACGGAGAAGCCCTCGACGCCTTGTTTGACGTGTTTGCGGATGGAGACGAGGCGGAGACAGCTGCTAAAAACATCCAGTTACTACCTGCACTGAAAGCACTTCAGCCCGTCTTCAAAGCCAAG ATTCGTAAAGAGGGAAGAGGCAAGTACAGCcctcagcagctgtgtgtgctAGACAACATCAAAGTCAACCTGAGAAGATTCATTGGTTATCTGGAGAAGGCGGTGAAAAAATGA
- the tent4b gene encoding terminal nucleotidyltransferase 4B — MDPRIAWFQPEQLGPANDLWMQIWETTQGLGYLHVNNRYTTGPQSASSVKATVNGAPGAVLGSRNGALDSSNTGGGGEARTRGMSTSTGDGGLAEQRDFIPLETNSNHNNRATGRGGVAVGRGQQQQQQQQQGSGVSVLSRGPTDGHPNKRKRDNKASTFGFYSLPWNGGSDAGGCDGYTGTPWKARNYSEGIVGLHEEISDFYEYISPRPEEEKMRLEVVDRIKGVIYDLWPSAEVQVFGSFSTGLYLPTSDIDLVVFGKWETLPLWTLEEALRKRNVADENSIKVLDKATVPIIKLTDSFTEVKVDISFNVKSGVKAARLIKEFKEKYPVLPYLVLVLKQFLLQRDLNEVFTGGIGSYSLFLMAVSFLQLHCREDVCSPNINIGVLLIEFFELYGRHFNYLKTGIRIKDGGCYVAKDEVQKNMMDGYRPSMLYIEDPLQPDNDVGRSSYGAMQVKQAFDYAYVVLSHAVSPIAKYYPNNETESILGRIIRVTQEVDEYRDWIRKNWGSPSQNDLPHNRNDVTLFESQQLDECNNNVPDDDDDDDDDDIVVVLPSAPHSKTSSNSSSPSPSLRSTPSSSPLSPSSTSSTSSSSDADSDGTPCKTAKQQSGRGPSAHREKSAAVSNHRTQSHTTSTPSGSNKGGKARMSRSHHKSGHHGQQSSSSSTKSHPGNKPHHQGNSKKRKNVRDSTQEDLCR; from the exons ATGGATCCGAGGATCGCCTGGTTTCAACCAGAACAGCTTGGACCCGCGAACGACCTGTGGATGCAGATTTGGGAGACGACCCAGGGGCTCGGCTACTTGCATGTGAATAACCGATACACCACCGGACCTCAGAGCGCGTCGAGTGTGAAGGCGACCGTCAACGGTGCGCCGGGAGCCGTCCTCGGCAGCAGGAACGGGGCACTCGACTCCAGCAacaccggcggcggcggcgaagcGCGGACCCGGGGGATGTCGACCTCAACGGGGGACGGAGGGCTGGCGGAGCAGCGGGACTTTATACCACTGGAAACCAATAGCAACCACAACAACCGAGCCACTGGCAGGGGCGGCGTCGCCGTCGGccgggggcagcagcagcagcagcagcagcagcagggcagcgGGGTCTCCGTGCTGTCGAGGGGGCCGACGGACGGGCACCCCAACAAACGGAAACGGGACAACAAAGCGAGCACTTTCGGATTCTATTCCCTGCCCTGGAACGGCGGCTCCGACGCGGGGGGCTGCGACGGCTACACGGGCACGCCGTGGAAAGCCCGGAACTACTCCGAGGGAATCGTGGG GTTACACGAGGAGATCAGCGATTTCTATGAGTACATCTCCCCGCgaccggaggaggagaagatgaggcTGGAGGTGGTGGACAGAATCAAGGGGGTCATCTACGACCTGTGGCCCAGCGCTGAG GTCCAAGTGTTTGGGAGCTTCAGCACGGGGCTGTACCTTCCAACAAG TGACATTGACCTGGTCGTTTTTGGGAAGTGGGAGACGCTGCCACTCTGGACACTGGAGGAGGCTCTGCGGAAGAGGAACGTTGCAGATGAGAACTCCATCAAGGTTTTGGACAAGGCCACG GTTCCCATCATCAAACTGACGGACTCTTTCACTGAGGTCAAAGTGGACATCAGCTTCAATGTGAAGAGTGGCGTCAAGGCCGCTCGCCTCATCAAGGAATTCAAAGAG AAATACCCTGTGCTGCCTTACCTGGTGCTGGTGCTGAAGCAGTTCCTACTGCAGAGGGACCTCAATGAGGTGTTTACCGGTGGAATCGGCTCCTACAGCCTGTTCCTCATGGCCGTCAGCTTCCTGCAG CTTCACTGTAGGGAGGACGTGTGCAGTCCCAACATCAACATCGGTGTTCTGCTCATTGAATTCTTCGAGCTCTACGGTCGCCACTTCAACTACCTGAAGACAGGCATCAGGATAAAAGATGGAGGTTGCTACGTCGCCAAAGATGAGGTCCAGAAGAACATGATGGATGGCTACAGGCCCTCCATGCTCTACATTGAGGACCCACTGCAGCCAG ACAACGACGTTGGCCGCAGTTCATACGGTGCCATGCAGGTGAAGCAGGCATTCGACTACGCCTATGTGGTGCTCAGCCACGCCGTGTCACCCATTGCCAAGTACTACCCCAACAACGAGACGGAGAG CATCCTTGGCCGAATAATCCGGGtgacacaggaagtggatgAATACAGGGACTGGATCCGAAAGAACTGGGGTAGCCCATCCCAGAATGACCTGCCACACAACA GAAATGACGTCACACTATTTGAGTCCCAGCAGCTCGATGAGTGCAACAACAATGTTCcggacgatgatgacgacgatgacgacgacgataTTGTTGTGGTTCTGCCGTCAGCCCCTCACAGCAAAACCTCCTCCAACTCTTCGTCTCCATCCCCTTCACTGCGCTCCACTCCTTCCTCATCTCCGCTGTCGCCTTCTTCaacatcctccacctccagctccagcgACGCG GACTCTGATGGCACACCGTGTAAGACAGCCAAGCAGCAGTCGGGTCGGGGTCCCAGCGCCCACAGAGAAAAGTCGGCGGCCGTCAGTAACCACCGAACACAGAGCCACACTACGAGCACTCCATCTGGAAGCAACAAGGGGGGAAAG GCCAGGATGTCTCGTTCCCACCACAAGAGTGGCCACCACGGGCAACAGAGCTCCTCATCCAGCACCAAAAGTCACCCGGGCAACAAGCCACACCACCAGGGCAACAgcaagaagaggaaaaatgtaCGTGACTCTACGCAAGAAGATCTCTGCAGATAG